From the genome of Brachyhypopomus gauderio isolate BG-103 chromosome 20, BGAUD_0.2, whole genome shotgun sequence, one region includes:
- the LOC143484170 gene encoding uncharacterized protein LOC143484170, giving the protein MLQHSHPVCVRPYDQNTFVSVGVRDPAGQFVTHFGPYQREQTRRGTQKILASYSTSSGGKSALHKEKDMEKEGHHSDCGESFIKQRDLQKHQHNHTGEKLYGCSECGKSFTQQSNLHQHQCIHTGEKPYHCSECGKSFSTRSTLQKHQRIHTGIKPYHCSECGKNYSSLRYFQVHQRIHTGEKPYLCSDCGKSYNSQSYFRIHQRIHTGEKPYHCSECGKSFSTRSTLQKHQRIHTGEKPYHCSECGKNYSSLSYFQVHQRIHTGVNPYHCSDCGKSYSCQSYLQIHQRIHTEVNPYHCSDCGKSYSCQSFLQIHQRIHTEVNPYHCSDCGKSYSCQSYLKIHQRIHTGEKPYHCSECGKSFSTRSTLQKHQRIHTGIKPYHCSECGKTFSTWSILQTHKRIHTGIKPYHCSECGKSFSSQGYLRIHQHIHTGEKPYLCSECGKSFLCQGDLRKHQRIHTGEKPYHCSECGKSFSTRSILQNHKRIHTGIKPYHCSECGKSFSSQRYLQIHQRIHTGEKLYHCSVCGKSFSTRSTLQKHHRIHTGEKPYHCSECGKSFSSKSSLQNHQRIHTGEKPYHCSDCGKNFSSQGNLQKHQRIHTGEKPYHCSECGKSFRNRSNLRLHQRIHTGEKPYYCSECAMTFSDRGCLRQHQRIHTGEKPYHCPECGKSFRTRSTFRSHQHIHT; this is encoded by the exons ATGTTGCAGCATTCACACCCGGTTTGTGTGCGTCCGTACGATCAAA ATACCTTTGTTTCTGTGGGGGTCAGAGATCCTGCCGGACAGTTTGTTACACACTTTGGGCCCTACCAGAGAGAACAGACCAGACGAG GTACACAAAAGATCTTGGCATCATATTCGACTTCCTCAGGAGGAAAAAGTGCTCTGCACAAG GAAAAAGACATGGAAAAGGAGGGACATCACTCAGATTGTGGAGAGAGTTTTATTAAGCAGAGGGATCTCCAGAAACACCAGCAcaatcacacaggagagaagctgtatggctgctcagagtgtgggaagagttttactcaacagagtaatctccaccagcaccagtgcattcacacaggagagaagccctatcactgctcagagtgtgggaagagttttagtacACGGAGTACTTTACAaaagcaccagcgcattcacacaggaattaagccatatcactgctcagagtgtgggaaaaaTTATAGTTCTCTGAGGTATTTCCAAGTACACCAGCGCatacacacaggagagaagccatatctcTGCTCAGATTGTGGGAAAAGCTATAATTCTCAGAGTTATTTCCGAATACACCAgcgtattcacacaggagagaagccgtatcactgctcagagtgtgggaagagttttagtacACGGAGTACTTTACAaaagcaccagcgcattcacacaggagagaagccgtatcactgctcagagtgtgggaaaaaTTATAGTTCTCTGAGCTATTTCCAAGTACACCAGCGCATACACACAGGAGTGAacccatatcactgctcagattgTGGGAAAAGTTATAGTTGTCAGAGTTATCTCCAAATACACCAGCGCATACACACAGAAGTGAacccatatcactgctcagattgTGGGAAAAGTTATAGTTGTCAGAGTTTTCTCCAaatacaccagcgcattcacacagaagtgaacccatatcactgctcagattgTGGGAAAAGCTATAGTTGTCAGAGTTATCTCAAAATACACCAgcgtattcacacaggagagaagccatatcactgctcagagtgtgggaagagttttagtacACGGAGTACTTTACAaaagcaccagcgcattcacacaggaattaagccatatcactgctcagagtgtgggaagactTTTAGTACATGGAGTATTTTACAAACCCAcaagcgcattcacacaggaattaagccgtatcactgctcagaatgtgggaagagttttagttCTCAGGGGTATCTCCGaatacaccagcacattcacacaggagagaagccctatctctgctcagagtgtggcaaGAGTTTTCTGTGTCAGGGTGATCTCCGAAAGCACCAgcgtattcacacaggagagaagccgtatcactgctcagagtgtgggaagagttttagtacACGGAGTATTTTACAAAACCAcaagcgcattcacacaggaattaagccgtatcactgctcagaatgtgggaagagttttagttCTCAGAGGTATCTCCAaatacaccagcgcattcacacaggagagaagctgtatcactgctcagtgtgtgggaagagttttagtacACGGAGTACTTTACAAAAGCACCaccgcattcacacaggagagaagccgtatcactgctcagagtgtgggaagagttttagttCTAAGAGTTCTCTCCAAAATCACCAGCGAATTcatacaggagagaagccgtatcactgctcagattgTGGGAAAAATTTTAGTAGTCAGGGTAATCTCCAAAAACACCAGcgaattcacacaggagagaagccgtatcactgctcagagtgtggcaaGAGTTTTAGGAATCGGAGTAATCTCCGACTGCATCAAcgtattcacacaggagagaagccatattactGTTCAGAGTGTGCAATGACTTTTTCTGATCGAGGCTGTCTCCGCCAACACCAGCggattcacacaggagagaagccttaTCACTGTccggagtgtgggaagagttttcgTACTCGCAGTACTTTCCGAAgtcaccagcacattcacacatga